AGGTTGTGCGCAATGCTGTTGGAGACGTGGCGTATGCCTTCCATCAGCTGCTCCAGCCTGTCGAGCATGGTGTTGATATCGCGGTTGAGCAACGTGAATTCATCCTCGCGCTGATCGACCGGTATGCGCTGGCGCAGCTCGCCTGCCGCCACACGCGACATGGTGCTGCGAATGGCGGCCGCGCGCTCGTCCACCACGCGTCGGAAGACCATGGCGCCTATCACGGCCATGATGCAGGCCGCCACGGCCGCCAGCAGGCTGGCCTGGCCAAACAGCTCTTCCATATCGCGCTGCAGCTGCATGTCGCTGCCCACGGCCAGCAGATTGCCATTGGGCATTTCCACGACGGCCACCCGGCCTACCATCAGCCGCCCGTTGCGCTTCACGGTCAGCTCGCGCACGCCCATGATGCTGAGCTTGCGCGGAGGATAGACCTCGGCATTGCTGACAATGGTCTCACCTTGCGGGTTCATGAGAATGACGATTTCCGTGTCGGTGTTCACACCGTCACGAATGGTCTGCAGAATCTCGTTTTCCAGCGCCCCCGGGCCGTATTTCGCCGAGTGCTCGGTCAGTCTGCGCACATGGTTTTCGGCCTGCTTGTCGAGCCGTACCCGCACCACGCCCACAGTCTGCACATAGAAGACGGCCAGCACAATGGCCATGGTCAGGACCATGAGGCCGCCATAGCTGAGAGCCAGCCTGAAGGCCAGCGAACTCCAGGGTCTGGAGCGCATCATCAGACCACCTCGGGCAGGTCTTGCGGCTGGTCCGAGAGGCTGTAACCCACACCGCGCACGGTGTGGATCAGAGGCGTGGCAAAGCCTTTGTCCACCTTGCTGCGCAAGCGGCTGATGTGCACATCGATCACATTGGTCTGCGGATCGAAGCGGTAATCCCAGACCGACTCCAGCAGCATGGTGCGCGTGACGATCTGGTGCGCATGCTGCATGAGAAACGCCAGCAGACGAAATTCGCGCGGCTGCAGCGACAACGGCTGGCCGGCACGCTCGGCGCTGCGCGAAATCAGGTTGACGCGCAGATCGGCCACCTGCATCTCGCGCGTGGGAGCCGGGATCTGGGCACGGCGCACCAGGGCTTCAAGCCTGGCCGATAGTTCGGAAAAGGCAAAGGGCTTGGTCAGATAGTCATCGCAGCCGGCCTTGAGCCCGCGCACCCTCTCGTCCGTGGCAGACAGGGCGCTGAGCACCAGCACCGGCGTCTGCTTTCCCATGGAGCGCAACGCCTGCAGGATCTGCAGCCCGTCGAAGCCATTGGGCAGCATGCGGTCGAGGATGATGACATCCCAGTTCTCGCCCACGGCCTGCGCAATGCCTTGCACACCGTCAGCGCAGACGCTGACATGCGCGCCTTGCTGGCGCAACCCTTCAGCGATGTAACGCGCGTTGAGCGCATCGTCTTCGATGATGAGGTAGCGGTACATGCGGAGTCTGTCTCTGGCCGTTGGTGGACAGACACTATAAGCCGTCGCCTCGTCCTTCGCAGCGGGCAGCAGGGATGCATCAGGAGGTGGTACAGGGGTTTGTGCCATCTCCCTTGCCTCGCTCAAGGCTGCACCTGTGGCAGATCGCCGCTGGCCAGACGCACTTCCCATTCGGCGTCCAGCATGTCCTTGACCAGCTCCAGATGCTCCAGCCGATGCTCGGTGATCGAGCCCAGTGCATCGATCAGCTCAAGAATCGTGCCCTTGCCCAGCTTGTAGGCGTCCTGAGCCATCTGGTGCAGCGGCGCAATCTGGGCCAGCCCTTCCTTCTCGTAGTCGCGCACGGCCGTGCGGCGCAGCGACAGCTGCTGCAACGCGCGCTGCAGTTCGGACTGAGCGGCCAACAAGGCCGCATCGCGGCGCAGCTCAGCCTGGTCGGCCTCGACCTTGGCGCGCTCGATGGGACCCTGGCGGCGGTCGAACAGCGGGATCTCCACGCTCACGCCCACCTGATTGAAACTTCCGTCCACGCTGTTGCGGATGCGGGCCAGACCAAAGGATGGCGTGGGCAGGGCTTCACGCTGCTCCAGCTGGATCTTCTGGCGCGCTCTGTCCAGCTCGGCCTGCGCGGCACGCAGGCTCGGCAACTGGATCTGCGCCTGGTTCCACAGCAGCTCGTAGCCAGGGGCCTTGCGCAGGTCGGAAGCCTGCAGGCTGCCTTCGACACGCACCTGCCATTGAGGCAGGGCCGCAATGGCGGCCACGCGCGATGCGGCATCCCGCAAGGCGGCCTGAGCCTTGCTGACCTGCATGCTCATCTGGGCCTGCTGCAGGTTCAGCCGCGCGCCGTCATAGCGGCTGCGCGTACCGGCTTCGATCTGGCCCTTGACGATGTTGCCCGCCCTCTCCAGCTCGTCGCGTGCAGCCAGCCACACCTGATAGCGCTGCTGCGCCACCAGCAGCTCGTTGAAGGCATGGGCGGCATCGCTCATGGTGACGGCGACCGCCACGTCTGCATTGGCCGCCGCGGCCTTCTCGCCCAGCCTGGCGTTCTCGATGCGCATGCCGCGCTGGCCGAAGATGGGAATGGCCTGCTCCACACCCCATTCCTTTTCGCCGCGCTTGCTGGAGTAATGCATGGCGGGATTGGAGATGGTGGCCGCCGTCTTGCTGTCGGCCCTGGCCAGATCCAGCTGCATGCGATCGGCCGCCAGATTGGGCTGGTTCTGCACGACGATGCGCAGATATTCCTGCAGGGTCACAGGCTGCACAGGGGCCGCCATACGGCCCGCTGCTGCACTGTTCTGCGCAGGTGCGTCCATCGCATCGGCAGCATGAGCGAGGCCGCTGAAAGCACCGCAGCACAGTGCTGCAGCCATGGCCAGCGAGTGCCATTTATTCATCTTGAGCGCTTTCATCACGTTCTTCCTGCGTCAACATGTTCTTGGGGCCCAGCAAGGCATACAGCACGGGCAGCAGCACCAGTGCCACCAGAGGCAGCACCACCATGCCGCCGACGATGACCGAGGCAAACGGACGCTGGGTTTCGCTACCCACGCCAGTGGACAGTGCCATGGGCAGCAGGCCCAGCAGCGCCAACAACGCCACCAGAATGATGGAGCGCATGCGCTCGGCCGCACCTTCGATCAAGGCCTGCATCAAGGGCATGCCCTGACGGCGCAAGTCCTCGACCGCAGAGACCACCAGCAGCCCCGCCAGGGCCACCTGGCCCAGCAAGGCAATAAAACCGATGGCCGCGCTGATGGAGAGCTCGATATGCGCCAGATGCAGGGCCGCAATGCCGCCCACCATGGCAAACGGCGCACACAGCAGGATGATGCCGGCGCTGCGGGCCTGGCCCAGCGCACCGAACAGCAGGGCGTAGACGATGACCAGCGACAGCGGAACCACCACCTTCAGGCGTGCAGCCGCACGCTGCTGGTTCTCCCATTCACCGCCCCAGACGGCCTGGTAGCCTTCAGGCAGTTTCACGTTCTGCTTGAAGGTGGCCAGCGTGTCCTTCACCACCGAGCCGATGTCACGGCCTTCCACGTTGAACTTGAGCGCCATGTAGCGCGCATTGCCTTCGCGGAAGATGGAGGAGTTGCCGACCTTCATGCTGACCGTACCGACCGAGCCCAGAGGCACCGAGCCACCATCGGGCAGCGGTATGGCGATGTTGCGAATGCGCTCTTCGTCCATGCGGTCCACGTAGGGAAGGCGCACGCGCACCGGCACGGGGAATTCGCCTTCCCACAAAGTGGTGGCCACATTGCCGGCCAGGGCCACTTCCAGGGTCTTTTGCGCGTCCTCCATGGCAATGCCCTGGCGTGCCAGGGCCTGGCGGTCGAACTGCACATGCACCTGGGGTGCCGGGGCATCGCGGTACAGATCCAGATCGACCACGCCATCGATGTCCCTCACCAGCGATTTGGTCTGCTGAAGAATGCTGCGCAGCGTGGGAATATCAGGCCCGAACAGCTTGAGCACGACCTGGCCGCGCGCGCCCGAGGTGGACTCTTCCACGCTGTCGCGAATGGGCTGCGCGAAGTTGAAGGCCACGCCGGGAATCTCGCCCAGCGTCGCCCGCATTTCCTCGATCAGTGCGGGCTTGGTCAGGCCCTTGCGCCATTCGCCATGGGGCTTGAGGCGCACCAGCACCTTGGCCAGATTCAGCGTCTCGTTGTCGGTGCCCGATTCGGGGCGTCCCTGCTCCGTGGTGACGGTGATCACTTCGGGGAAGACCTTGAGACGCAGACGCACATCGCGCAGCACTTCCTGGCCTTTTTCCAGCGAGATGGAAGCCGGCATCTGCACCAGCACATAGGCATCGCCCTCATCGAGCTCCGGCAGGAACTCGGTGCCCAGCCATTTGGCAGAAACCCCGGCCACCACCAGAACGCTCACGAACACGGCGATCACCGCAGTGCGGCGCTTGGCTGCGCCCAGCACCTTGGCGATCCAGTGCTGGTAGCCGTGGTGCGCACGGTCAAAGATCTTGGGCTCTTCCACCATCACATGCTTGGGCTTGAGCAGCAAGGCGCACAGCGCCGGCACCAGACCCATGGCAAACACCAGCGCACCCAGCAGGGCAAAGCTGTAGGTCATGGCCAGCGGGCGGAAGATGCGACCTTCGATGCTCTGCAGCGAGAACACGGGAATCAGCGCCGCAATCACGATGGCCATGGCGAACAGCGTGGGCTTGGCCACGGCAACGGCCGAATCCACAATGATGTGGCGCATGTCGTTGGCCGTCTGCGGCTTGCGCTGCCGTGCGTTGCGGATGATGTTCTCGGCCAGCACCACGGCACCATCCACCATGATGCCGAAGTCGATGGCACCCATGGAGATCAGATTGGCAGGCATGCCCAGCCAGTGCAGGCCGATGAAGGCCACCAGCAGCGACAGCGGAATCACCGTGGCCACGATCAGCGAGCCACGCAGGCTGCGCAGGAACAGCCACAGCACGGCAATGATCAGCGTGGCACCGAACAGCAGGTTGTGCTGCACGGTCTTGAGCGTGTGGCCCACCAGATCGGAGCGGTCATAGTTGGTGACCATGTGCATGCCTTCGGGCAGGCCGCCGCTGTTGAGCTCATCGACCTTGGCATGAATGTCATCGAGCACGATGGAGGGGTTGGCGCCGCGCTTGAGCAGCACAATGCCCTGCACCACATCGTTCTGGTCGTCCATACCCACCGAGCCCTGGCGCGGCGTATGCGACTGCGCGACACGCGCCACGTCGCCGATGGTCACGGGAGCCTTGCCACGCATGGCAACGACCACATCCTGAATCTCCTGCGGATTGCGCAGCAGGCCGATACCGCGAATGATGAAGGACTGCTCGCCACGGCGCATCAGGCCGCCACCCACGTTGCGGTTGGACTTGGAGAGCGCATCGCTCACATCGTCCAGCGACAGGCCCAGGCTGTAGAGCTTTTCGGGGTCGACTTCAACGTGGAACTCCTTGACGAAGCCGCCAATGCTCACCACGTCGGCCACGCCCTGCACCTGCTTGAGCACGCGCACCACATGCCATTCCTGCTCGGTGCGCAGCTGCGCCAGATTGTGTCTGTCGCTCTGCAGGCGGTAGTAGAAGATCTTGCCCAGCGGCGTGTAATCAGGCGCCATTTCAGGCGTCACGCCATTGGGCAGATCCGCCTGCGGCAGACGCTGCGACACCTCGGCGCGCGCCGTAAAGCTTTTCGCGTCGTCGTTGAAGACCAGATTGATCATGGAGAGGCCGAAATAGCTCTCCGAGCGCAGCGATATCAGACCCGGCGTTCCGTTGAGCTCACGCTCCAGCGGCTGGGTGATCTGGCGCTCCACCTCTTCGGGAGCCAGGCCCGGTGCCTGGGTGATCACCCCGACCTGCACATTGGTCACGTCGGGATAGGCTTCGATGGCGGTCTGCAGATAGGCGTAGACGCCGTAGACGGCAATCGCCAGCGTGGCGCACACCGCCAGCAGCCGACGATGCACCACAAATGAAATAAATGAACTCAGCATGGTTCAGGCTCCTGCCGGACTAGAGCAGTTGACTGGCCGCGCCGTCGAGCAGCAGACCACCACGCACCACAATCTTCTCACCGACCTTGAGGCCGCTGATCACCGGCACCATGCCTCGCGATGGGCGCCCCAGCGTCACCACGCGCGCCTCGAACTGGTTGTTCTCATGCTGCACATAGACCACGCTGTGGCTTTCATCCTTGATGAGCACGGCGGTGACCGGAATCAGCATCTCCTGCTGATTCGACAGCTGCACGCCCACCTTGGCCTGCATGCCGGGACGCAGCACCGGGTTCTGTTCGCTCAGCTCCACCACCACGGCAGCGCGGCGCGACTCCTTGTCCAGCGTGGCTCCAAGATGGCGCACCGTACCCCTGATCGGCTTGGGCAACTGCGGCACCTCGACCTGCACGGCACTGCCCAGGCGAATGCCGGGCAGATCGGACTCGAACACCTCTGCAACCACATTCATGGCCTGGGGATCGCCAATCATGAACAGCGCGGCTCCCGGTTCAGCGGCAGTCCCCACCACGGCCTTGCGCTCGGCCACGATGCCGGCACGCGGTGCGCGCAGCTCGAGGCGATCGCCACCGCCCGAGCCCAGCAGCGCAGCCGTACCCTGTGCGCGGCCCAGCTCCTGCGAGGTCTCGCGCAGCTTGGCCTGCGCGGCGCGCAGATCGACTTCCACACCCACGCCCTTGTCCACCATGGTCTGCTGGCGCTGGGCTTCTACCACGGCCACATCATGTGCGGTCTTGGCCGCAGCCACGTCATAGCGGGTGCGCAGCGCATCGGGACTGACCAGAGTCGCCAGCAGATCGCCGGCCTTGACCATATCGCCCACATGCGCATTGACGGACAGGACACGCGCCGAAACCGGTACCGAAACGGAGGCCACGCGATCCTCGACGAAGGCCACATGCGCAGGAGCCCAGGCCATCTGCAACCCCTGCGGATTGGCTACGGGCGCGATCTCCAGCATCTTCACGGAGGCTGGCTTGACCTGGATAAAGCCCTTGGGCAGTTGCGCAACCGGCTTCTGCGCCTCCTCGGTGGCTCTGGAGGCATCACAGCCGAGCAGCAGACCCGCCACGGCAATGGCCGCAGCCATCACCGGCAGTCTTGCCAATGTCCAGTTTGGTAAATGTGCCGCTCCCGGCTGTCTCACAAGGCTCTTGTACATGTTCACTCTTTCCCAAGTCCGGCAAGTGACGGGCGCGTCCACGACTTCACCTGCAGTGATGACGCCATGCTAGGAAGAGCACCCCGCGGCGTGGATGACACACGCATTACGGTTTGGTAAGGCCGAGCACGGACTGACGGACTGAAACAGGGCCGCAGAGCAGGCCCTGCTCCGCTGATGGTCTGAAACCAGGAAATCAGCCTTCAGACAGGCTGCATTGCCCATTTTTCAGGCAACTCACGCATCCCCTCTGCCATTTGCTCAAAAAACAGGCATCTTTCATGTATTTTTTCATACATGAGTACCGAAAGTATCATTACTTCATGATCACAGGCCGAAGCATACCTGGTCCCTGAATTTCAGGGAAAACACGATCAATCCATTGATAGTCAATGGATATCTACTATCAAAAGATGAGCTTTGAAGTTATCCACGCGGTGGATAGATTTCGAACCATTCCTTCTTCGCATCCAGATTTCAACAGAAACCGGTGCTCTTGCATACAAAGCAGCGAGACGAGCATTGGCGATGGGTAATCTTCCGCCATCCGCTGCACGCTGCGGCCTTCACCAGACTTGTGGATAAATCTTCTGCTTTGCCATCTGCAAGAGTGAAGAAAGCCATGAACAACCTTACCCACAACACTTGAAAACCATGCTGTTTCTGCAAATTTGCAGCAACGCCACAATCTAGAAAAATCTTTTTGTTCATAAAAATTTAACAACCATATCCACAGGCATTTGTACATGGTTGTCTCCAGGATATGTACAGGCCAATCTTCAAGCCATTCTGTGGATAAGTTTCTTGGTAACTGCACCCTGCAAAATCCACAACTACAATGAACAAGTCATATACAAGCAGTGGAAAAGTTCTGCCTACGGACTCCCTCTGGTACAGCTGTAGAACATACAGACTTCACTGATTTGTATGCCGTATTGCATAAGAAATTCAATCTTATTTAATACATATCTCTGTACGAATACTTATAAGTCGCAAGAGCACAGCGTCTTTGCGTCTCGAAAAACGCTGAAATGCATGAAAAAAAGTGGGCTGAAGATGCCCTGAATTCCTTTGATGCCGTGGTCGGGGCCATGCCGGGATTTCGCAGTCGTGAAGGACAGCGAAAAATGGCGGCCCAGATCGCGCAAACGCTGAGCCAGGCGCAGCTCGGAAAAATCGATGAAGGCGAGCCGGAACCACGTCGCGCCATCGCCGTCGTACAGGCCGGCACCGGGGTCGGAAAATCGCTGGCCTACAGCATTCCGGCCATCCGCATGGCGCTGTCTCGCGGCACGCGGGTGCTGATCTCCACAGCCACGGTGGCCTTGCAGGAACAGCTGGTGAACAAGGATTTGCCGGCCCTGGCGCAAAAGCTGGACCAGCCTTTCAAATTCGCCCTGGCCAAGGGGCGTGGCCGCTTTGTCTGCAAGCTCAAGCTGGAGCGTCTGGCAAGCACGGGGGAAGCACAGGACGAAATGGACGATCTGTTTGGCGAGGAGCAGGGCCAGACCAAGTTCAGCCGCCCTCAGCACGAGCTGCAGGCCCGCATGCAGTTCTACAAATCCATGGCCGATGCACTGGCCACGGAGGCCTGGAACGGCGACCGTGACTCGCTGGAGACCCCGCCTGAGGCCGAGGCCTGGAGCCCCGTGGCAGCCGAGTCCTCTTCATGCACCGGAAAGCACTGCCCGGCCTTCGGCAGCTGCGTCTATTACGAGCGCCGAAAGGACCTGGTGGCGGCGCAAGTCATTGTCGCCAATCATGATTTACTGCTTTCCTCACTGGGCTCCAAGCTGCTGCCCGAGCTGGATAACTGTCTGCTGGTGCTCGATGAAGCCCACCACCTGCCCTCCACGGCTCTGGACCAGTTTGCCGGCGAGATGGATCTGAGCCGCCTGGGCTGGATCGACAAGCTGGCCAGCCGTGCGCTGCGCGTGAACCAGGTCGCCGAAGTCGAGGAACTGGCCGACGTGCCCAAGCATGCGGGTCAGCTGCGCCAGCAGATGCAGGAGCTGGCGCGACTGGTCATGGAGCACTATGGAGAGACGCTCAAATCGCAGAAAGACAGCTATGGGCCAGCCAGGGTACGGGCACCCCGCGGAATGCTGCCAGAGGCGCTTCTGGAGCCTCTGGGACAGATTGCGCACCATGCCGACGGCTTTCTGGATGCGCTGCGCGCCGTCTCCAAGGCCCTGCGCGCCGAAATCAAGGAACAACCCGAGGAAGCACAGCGCCTGTCCACCGTCTATGCGCAGGTCGGCGCCCTGGCGCCCAGGCTGGAAGCCATTTTCAACACCACGCAATTGCTGCTGCAGAACAACGAGAGCGATGGCGACGGCAAGATGGTGCCCCATGCCAAATGGTTCACGCTGGAGATGGACGGCGAGTTCATCGTGGTCAAGGCCCATGCCAGCCCGATACAGCCCGGCTCCACCCTGCGCCAGCATCTGTGGTCGCAGGTGCGTGGCGCGGTGCTGACATCCGCCACGCTGACCAGTTGCGGCCATTTCGACTTCTTTCTGCGCGAAGCGGGACTGGCCAATGACGACTCCGTCACCACGCTGGAAGTGCCAAGTCCCTTCGACTATGCCCGCCAGGGCACGCTGGTGGCCCGTGAAACGGCCTCAGACCCGCGCGAAGCCGCACGCTTTACCGAGGAGATGGTCGAGGCCCTGTTGAACGATCTGAGCCGCATCCAGGCCGGCGCACTGGTGCTGTTCACATCCCGTGAGCAGATGCGGCAGGCCGTTGACGCGCTGTCCACCAGCATGCGCAACCAGGTGCTGGTGCAGACCGCCCTGCCCCGCCAGACCCTGCTGGCCCGCCACCGCGAGGCCGTGGCGATGGGCGAGCCCTCCATCATCTTCGGCATGCAGTCCTTTGGCGAAGGACTGGACCTGCCGGGAGCCCTCTGCGAGTCGCTGTTCATCACCAAGCTGCCTTTTGCGCCGCCCGACGACCCCGTTGGCGAAGCCAGAGCCGAATGGCTGCGCAGCAGCGGCCGCAACCCTTTCAACGAACTGGTGGTGCCGGCCACGGCCATCCGCCTGGCCCAGTGGGTCGGCCGCGCCATCCGGACCGAGGAAGACCAGGCCCATGTGTACTGCTATGACCGCCGTCTGACGGGCACCAGCTACGGCCAGCTGCTCATCAAGGGCCTGCCGCCTTTTACGCTGCAGCGGCGCCCGGTCCGAGGGTCTTGAGTTCCGGTGCGAAACACGGCCTTGCCCAGGTGATTCAAGGCCGCATCCCGCTGTTTCGTGCCATTCCAGAGACCGTTTTCGCTGTTCTCAAGTGCGCGGCAAGGTGGTTTTCTGCCCTGCCGCTG
This DNA window, taken from Comamonas testosteroni TK102, encodes the following:
- a CDS encoding efflux RND transporter permease subunit; the protein is MLSSFISFVVHRRLLAVCATLAIAVYGVYAYLQTAIEAYPDVTNVQVGVITQAPGLAPEEVERQITQPLERELNGTPGLISLRSESYFGLSMINLVFNDDAKSFTARAEVSQRLPQADLPNGVTPEMAPDYTPLGKIFYYRLQSDRHNLAQLRTEQEWHVVRVLKQVQGVADVVSIGGFVKEFHVEVDPEKLYSLGLSLDDVSDALSKSNRNVGGGLMRRGEQSFIIRGIGLLRNPQEIQDVVVAMRGKAPVTIGDVARVAQSHTPRQGSVGMDDQNDVVQGIVLLKRGANPSIVLDDIHAKVDELNSGGLPEGMHMVTNYDRSDLVGHTLKTVQHNLLFGATLIIAVLWLFLRSLRGSLIVATVIPLSLLVAFIGLHWLGMPANLISMGAIDFGIMVDGAVVLAENIIRNARQRKPQTANDMRHIIVDSAVAVAKPTLFAMAIVIAALIPVFSLQSIEGRIFRPLAMTYSFALLGALVFAMGLVPALCALLLKPKHVMVEEPKIFDRAHHGYQHWIAKVLGAAKRRTAVIAVFVSVLVVAGVSAKWLGTEFLPELDEGDAYVLVQMPASISLEKGQEVLRDVRLRLKVFPEVITVTTEQGRPESGTDNETLNLAKVLVRLKPHGEWRKGLTKPALIEEMRATLGEIPGVAFNFAQPIRDSVEESTSGARGQVVLKLFGPDIPTLRSILQQTKSLVRDIDGVVDLDLYRDAPAPQVHVQFDRQALARQGIAMEDAQKTLEVALAGNVATTLWEGEFPVPVRVRLPYVDRMDEERIRNIAIPLPDGGSVPLGSVGTVSMKVGNSSIFREGNARYMALKFNVEGRDIGSVVKDTLATFKQNVKLPEGYQAVWGGEWENQQRAAARLKVVVPLSLVIVYALLFGALGQARSAGIILLCAPFAMVGGIAALHLAHIELSISAAIGFIALLGQVALAGLLVVSAVEDLRRQGMPLMQALIEGAAERMRSIILVALLALLGLLPMALSTGVGSETQRPFASVIVGGMVVLPLVALVLLPVLYALLGPKNMLTQEERDESAQDE
- a CDS encoding sensor histidine kinase; translation: MMRSRPWSSLAFRLALSYGGLMVLTMAIVLAVFYVQTVGVVRVRLDKQAENHVRRLTEHSAKYGPGALENEILQTIRDGVNTDTEIVILMNPQGETIVSNAEVYPPRKLSIMGVRELTVKRNGRLMVGRVAVVEMPNGNLLAVGSDMQLQRDMEELFGQASLLAAVAACIMAVIGAMVFRRVVDERAAAIRSTMSRVAAGELRQRIPVDQREDEFTLLNRDINTMLDRLEQLMEGIRHVSNSIAHNLRTPLTRILLRLRNAQQASPEMQSATLALVAEEVAELGVVFEKLLQIAEVESGASRKSFASVDLQALLVDVVDFYEPLVEDAGGILRLDVQEGVQALGDGDLLASAVSNLVDNAIKYGASPDDIHGADVLLRAAPAQEHVSDGVWGVEITVQDQGPGADPQTLEKMTTRFYRAESDRPGYGLGLASVLAIVQLHGGKLSFHNAHPGLVARIWLPAVA
- a CDS encoding response regulator transcription factor, whose translation is MYRYLIIEDDALNARYIAEGLRQQGAHVSVCADGVQGIAQAVGENWDVIILDRMLPNGFDGLQILQALRSMGKQTPVLVLSALSATDERVRGLKAGCDDYLTKPFAFSELSARLEALVRRAQIPAPTREMQVADLRVNLISRSAERAGQPLSLQPREFRLLAFLMQHAHQIVTRTMLLESVWDYRFDPQTNVIDVHISRLRSKVDKGFATPLIHTVRGVGYSLSDQPQDLPEVV
- a CDS encoding TolC family protein, giving the protein MKALKMNKWHSLAMAAALCCGAFSGLAHAADAMDAPAQNSAAAGRMAAPVQPVTLQEYLRIVVQNQPNLAADRMQLDLARADSKTAATISNPAMHYSSKRGEKEWGVEQAIPIFGQRGMRIENARLGEKAAAANADVAVAVTMSDAAHAFNELLVAQQRYQVWLAARDELERAGNIVKGQIEAGTRSRYDGARLNLQQAQMSMQVSKAQAALRDAASRVAAIAALPQWQVRVEGSLQASDLRKAPGYELLWNQAQIQLPSLRAAQAELDRARQKIQLEQREALPTPSFGLARIRNSVDGSFNQVGVSVEIPLFDRRQGPIERAKVEADQAELRRDAALLAAQSELQRALQQLSLRRTAVRDYEKEGLAQIAPLHQMAQDAYKLGKGTILELIDALGSITEHRLEHLELVKDMLDAEWEVRLASGDLPQVQP
- the dinG gene encoding ATP-dependent DNA helicase DinG, whose translation is MHEKKWAEDALNSFDAVVGAMPGFRSREGQRKMAAQIAQTLSQAQLGKIDEGEPEPRRAIAVVQAGTGVGKSLAYSIPAIRMALSRGTRVLISTATVALQEQLVNKDLPALAQKLDQPFKFALAKGRGRFVCKLKLERLASTGEAQDEMDDLFGEEQGQTKFSRPQHELQARMQFYKSMADALATEAWNGDRDSLETPPEAEAWSPVAAESSSCTGKHCPAFGSCVYYERRKDLVAAQVIVANHDLLLSSLGSKLLPELDNCLLVLDEAHHLPSTALDQFAGEMDLSRLGWIDKLASRALRVNQVAEVEELADVPKHAGQLRQQMQELARLVMEHYGETLKSQKDSYGPARVRAPRGMLPEALLEPLGQIAHHADGFLDALRAVSKALRAEIKEQPEEAQRLSTVYAQVGALAPRLEAIFNTTQLLLQNNESDGDGKMVPHAKWFTLEMDGEFIVVKAHASPIQPGSTLRQHLWSQVRGAVLTSATLTSCGHFDFFLREAGLANDDSVTTLEVPSPFDYARQGTLVARETASDPREAARFTEEMVEALLNDLSRIQAGALVLFTSREQMRQAVDALSTSMRNQVLVQTALPRQTLLARHREAVAMGEPSIIFGMQSFGEGLDLPGALCESLFITKLPFAPPDDPVGEARAEWLRSSGRNPFNELVVPATAIRLAQWVGRAIRTEEDQAHVYCYDRRLTGTSYGQLLIKGLPPFTLQRRPVRGS
- a CDS encoding efflux RND transporter periplasmic adaptor subunit codes for the protein MYKSLVRQPGAAHLPNWTLARLPVMAAAIAVAGLLLGCDASRATEEAQKPVAQLPKGFIQVKPASVKMLEIAPVANPQGLQMAWAPAHVAFVEDRVASVSVPVSARVLSVNAHVGDMVKAGDLLATLVSPDALRTRYDVAAAKTAHDVAVVEAQRQQTMVDKGVGVEVDLRAAQAKLRETSQELGRAQGTAALLGSGGGDRLELRAPRAGIVAERKAVVGTAAEPGAALFMIGDPQAMNVVAEVFESDLPGIRLGSAVQVEVPQLPKPIRGTVRHLGATLDKESRRAAVVVELSEQNPVLRPGMQAKVGVQLSNQQEMLIPVTAVLIKDESHSVVYVQHENNQFEARVVTLGRPSRGMVPVISGLKVGEKIVVRGGLLLDGAASQLL